The DNA window GAAGAGTATAATCTGATCCAGACATGACCGCGACCCCTTCATATATACACTGGTGCAAAGAAATAGCCCTTGGCCGAATCTTCATAGAATTTGTAATATGGATCAATGCTTGGGTCACTTGATCACTCATCTTTGCATCCGAAACATCCCTCCAACGGTGGAATGCCTCCATCAGGTAACATATGTACAGCATATTGTACTCTCACGAAGCGCCATTCAAATAATGGCAGCCAAGCCGAGGCCACTTGTACGGCAAACGAGGCGAAACAGAAACGGCAGACCAATAGCATGAGTTAACGAATAATTTACCCACGATATCAGACCCTGGCCCAAATGCAGTCATGGATAGATTCACAGTACAGCAAAATTGAGGTGGGCTCCTGAAATACCCGATTGGATATTGATTCATGAGGCTTTGCTGACAAAATGACCACCTTCTTCCTGTTGTGCTcttatgatgatgataagtTGGTAGTCTTGCTGCTTTGGGTTACCAACCCAGCATTGAAGTCAAGCTTATAGTACCACCTTACCCTGGAAGTCCTAGTGGTTAAAAAGAACCTACGTCTATTTATGACACAGCATAAGAGATTAAGAAATTCTATGTTGAAATGGTATCATGAGCAGCAATTGAATCTAGCCGGAGAGTCCCAATACAGTAAGTCCGGTATAGTTCATAAGTCATATCGGATATACCGATACTTGAAGCTTGAGTTTACCGAATTTCACGTATCGCTATACCCAGTATCTGCCCCTCCAAATCAACCCCTCCACATTTTTATCATAACAGGAGAAAAATAGTCCAACACTTTGCGAAAGTCGCCGACAGCAAACTTCACAATGGGACGCCCTAAGAGAAACGTACTTGCGGCCGCTGAGGCTGCCCTGACACCGCCGGACGCTCTCGAGTCCAACCAGTCCCTTGTTCGTGTTGTCAAGCCCGAGGGAAACAACCTGTACACCTGCGAGCTCCCAAACACCAAAACCCTTGTCCTGGAATTGGCACAGAGATTTCGAAACACCATCTGGATCAAGCGCGGTGGCTTCGTTTTGGCTGAGATATACCAAGATAGCAAAGAAGACACTCGAGCAGATGGAGAGATTGTGAATGTTGTTCGAGACGAGAAGGCTTGGCGTAAACAGTCGTATTGGTAAGTCTAGGTTTTATGCTGCATGAAACAAACTAGGCTAATCTGATCTATTATAGGCCCAAAGAATTTGTCAAGAAGAGCACATATGACTTTAGCGACAGCGAGGAAGAATCCAACGTCGGCAAAATGCCCCCAAGTGACTCCGAAGATGAGTGAGGTTACACTTTAGATCCAGATCTATTTGTTCTTAGCCTCGATTTTCCTAgcctgagaaggaggaaCGGCAAGCCTGGCTGTCCCACGATACACCAACACGACTGTCGCAAGCATCGCACCCACAGTCACGCGGGAGCTAAGGTCGGTACTTGGGAAGATGTTCCAAGCCCACTCCTGCGCTGCCCATATAAGCAACACAATCAAGGGATCTTCTGTGGCTCGCCAGAGGAGGTAGGGTGACGCCCACGCGAGATAGGCATAAAATTGGTAATGGAGCGACCTCGCAAACAGGAGACCAATAACGTTGGCAGAGAGCATCGTTGTCATGACGTACTCGGGAGTGACGTAGTGGGAGATTCGAAGCTGCTCCTGCAGATTGAATGGAGACTTGAGCCGTAAGAAGGAAGGGATCATGGCAGAAAGAGGTCGTCCAGTCGGTTGGAGCCATCTCTGGGAAATAAAAACCAGAAGTGCTATAACGTGACAGCCAAGAAGGAATATGGCAAAAGATTTGCTGAGAAAGACCTCCTCGCCCAACATGCGCCAGTTGACCGTCCATTCGAACTTGAACTCACGCGACAGCTCAAAAGCTCGAGCCGCATAACCACGAGAATTCTTCATGATGAACGGGATTCCAATCGCGAACTGAACCTGTGCCATTAACCATGCAAGACGTAGACCAGGCCAGAAGCCTCTTCCTAGCAAGAGAATAACGCCAATGGCAGGAAGGACCAGCAGTAGCGACATCTTGATTCCGAGCCCCCAGGTATATGCCAGACTTCCAAAGGTCCAATTTCGACGCTGGAAGAAAAAGATGCTGAGCCATAGAAAGAAGACGGCGAAACAATCGTTGAAGCATCGCAGGACGAAAAGGCTGTGCAATCGTTTCGAGGCGATCAGAAAAACAAACATGTATGGGGGTACCTGAGCAAGATCAGCATGCCATGTCATAAAAGGGGTCTGCCGCCATAACCTACCTTGGCTTTCCAATAGCAGAGCATGACTACTGCTAGTGTCGCCATATACAGAACGCCAAATATTTGTTGCGCTAGGAAGATATTCTCGCCTTGGTCCGTGATATGGTAGAGTCCTGTAAAGGTGTAGACATGAGCAGCTGGATACACGAGGGGACCCGTGCCGCCCTCGATCTTGGTGTAGTCTCGTTCACCAGAGATGAATTGTGAAACCTGTTGCATGTATGCCACCCAGTCGATCTCAGTATCTGCGCATACAAAATTAGCTTTATTCTGGGCTCTGAAAGAGTCGGGCGCATCGCACATGGGACTTTCCAGATAATCAGACCAGTGCCCACCGCGTCGGCGAGCCAGAGCGCGACGGGAATTAATTTGGAGAGCGCATGTTGGCCGGTCAGAACATTCCTGACGAATCGAGTGCCTTGCGTGAGAGCGCCAGGCGCAGGATCAGCCATTTTGTCGATCTGAGGAAGCCGCTGGCCAGGGCTGTGAAAGTGGGAAAAGGGAAGCTTCATGAGCTTTGGGCTAGGGGTTCATGACAGCTGTGGAAATGCGGGGCCCCGCGAAATGCATAAACTCCACATTTGTCACCAAATTGTATTCAAATTCAAGAGAGAAGAATTAAAAACAATAACACCTTGAGTTTATACTATTCAAAGCCAGATTTTTCTCCCAGTTGTCGCTTGAGTCAGTCTACAATTTCGCCTTGGCACCTTTGCCAACCTTGTCAACCAATTCAACCACACCCTCAGCACAGCCATACGAGCCTTGGTAACCCCAGCCTGAATGACCGTAGTTGTGCACAATCCATGTTTcatcatcaagcttctcTTCCTCAAGTCGGAGACCATCCTTTCGCCAAGGTCGTAATCCGACCGCGTGTCGGATAATGCTCAATCCCTTGACGCCCTTACCATCCGCAACTTCTGGGCGGGCTTCAACAATGCGCTGCAAGATGCGCTGAGCGACATTAGGATCTGGCTGTGACTCCCAATTGCCAATGTCGTAGGTTCCACCCAGAATCGTGCCGCCACCAGCTGCTCGCTGCATCAGGTACATCACGTCGCTTccaccatcttcaactccAGATGTGATAAGCATGGGTGTGCTCTCGTTTCGCACCACCACGATCTGTCCACGCGCAGGTGCCATAGTCTCGTCCTTGACACCGCCGAGCTTAAGAGAACCTAGACCAGTGgcgttgacgatgatgttgggAACATTGCCAGTGTGGCTTAGCTTTTTAGCCTCGCTGATGTCAGTTAGGCTAGCTCGCTTGATAACAACGCCCTTTTTGAGGCATTGGCCCGCTAGCCAGGGAAGATAGATGGCGGTGTTGATGCAGACAGATGTGAACTCGCAACCTGTATCGTATCCACGGGTGACCTCACTCGGGTTCAGCTCTCGGAAGTCCTCAAACAATTCCTTGTACCATGGCTCTTCTTGAAACAATGCGTCGGGGAAGGTGTTGCTCTTTGCTTCTTCAACATCCTTCTTGCGTCTTGCAATATTGCACTCTACAACATATTAGTAAGGCCAGTGCTTTCTGAGAAGATATGATGCCGTACTTTGAAAGTGAATACCAGCCTCAGGGACCTGCTCGCAGAGTCTCTTGAACTCTACCCATGTTCGACGTTCCCATCTGCTGTTTTCTTGTGTAGCCATTCTAGATTATTGTGAGTTACCGTCAAAATTCTAGTATCAAATCTGTTTGTTTGGACTCACGGGCAGACGTTGGCTCCGGCAAAAGGCGAGGCATATTCAATGT is part of the Fusarium poae strain DAOMC 252244 chromosome 4, whole genome shotgun sequence genome and encodes:
- a CDS encoding hypothetical protein (BUSCO:56526at5125), giving the protein MGRPKRNVLAAAEAALTPPDALESNQSLVRVVKPEGNNLYTCELPNTKTLVLELAQRFRNTIWIKRGGFVLAEIYQDSKEDTRADGEIVNVVRDEKAWRKQSYWPKEFVKKSTYDFSDSEEESNVGKMPPSDSEDE
- the ALG3 gene encoding dolichyl-P-Man:Man(5)GlcNAc(2)-PP-dolichol alpha-1,3-mannosyltransferase (TransMembrane:5 (o106-129i150-172o184-207i214-234o267-288i)~BUSCO:31780at5125~CAZy:GT58), translated to MADPAPGALTQGTRFVRNVLTGQHALSKLIPVALWLADAVGTGLIIWKVPYTEIDWVAYMQQVSQFISGERDYTKIEGGTGPLVYPAAHVYTFTGLYHITDQGENIFLAQQIFGVLYMATLAVVMLCYWKAKVPPYMFVFLIASKRLHSLFVLRCFNDCFAVFFLWLSIFFFQRRNWTFGSLAYTWGLGIKMSLLLVLPAIGVILLLGRGFWPGLRLAWLMAQVQFAIGIPFIMKNSRGYAARAFELSREFKFEWTVNWRMLGEEVFLSKSFAIFLLGCHVIALLVFISQRWLQPTGRPLSAMIPSFLRLKSPFNLQEQLRISHYVTPEYVMTTMLSANVIGLLFARSLHYQFYAYLAWASPYLLWRATEDPLIVLLIWAAQEWAWNIFPSTDLSSRVTVGAMLATVVLVYRGTARLAVPPSQARKIEAKNK